Proteins encoded within one genomic window of Arachis ipaensis cultivar K30076 chromosome B08, Araip1.1, whole genome shotgun sequence:
- the LOC107611910 gene encoding uncharacterized protein LOC107611910, with product MTDNLSLVPLFYKIHCWSQEARGSTNWFFVRKIFASESEELTAILHCSYDNVMAEMESLKAKRKGTSSLSHEDANLESVNELQSPPRIRTRGRPKNRLGSKLDKQIANATKKKKTKVLSEINLFDAASVVHSNSSQY from the exons ATGACAGATAACCTGTCTTTGGTACCATTGTTTTATAAAATccactgttggagccaagaagcaagaggttcgaccaattggtttttcgttcgcaaaatatttgcatccgaatcggaggagctgactgcaattctgcactgttcgtacgataacgtcatggctgagatggaatcattaaaagccaaaaggaaggggacatcttctttatcccacgaagacgccaacttggaatccgttaacgagcttcaaagcccgccaaggattcgaacaagaggacgtccaaaaaataggctaggttcaaagttggacaaacagatcgcaaatgccacaaagaagaagaaaacgaaagttttaagcgag ataaacttgtttgatgctgcatcagtggtgcattcaaattccagccaatattaa